The stretch of DNA CAAAACAATTGACGATTATGGCCTTATCAACAATTAAatggaatatacatatacatatgtacatatatagaggtGACCCTTAAAAGTaagtatctctctctctctctttacaCATACTTATATGGATGTAGACTTGAAGTCAAGCGACAATTGTATTTTAACCCATCTTAAGTTGATGGAGCACTCACGAAAATATTGGTAAGTGGGAGGTGTTGGGTGGTTGATGAAGTGAAGAGCTAAAGAAAACGAAGCAATCGAAATGCATTTGAATTGTTAGAACGAACACGGAGAATCAGAGCGAGAGCAAGTGAGAAAGAATATCGCGCTGATTGCTGTTTCTGCCTATGCATCTTtcctatgtgtgtgtgtgtgttggtgtgggTGAAAactacacacaaaaaaaatattcttacATACACGACAACACGGAAAAAACGGAAAGAAAAGGGCCACACAAAACGATTTGCACGCCAAAAATTTCTCCTAAGGCGGTGACTAAAGTTGGGTGGTGTGAGGGTGGGTGGATTGGTTGGTTGTAACGGAGGAGCGGGAGGTAAAAGTGAGATAGCAAGCATGCAAGAGGTAAGTAGGCTAGCTAGAGATGAAAGCGTGAGGagttatttatatacattgataaaaaattgaaaatattggcattggttttttatttatatgaaatCAGTTGatattcaatttgaattattttcaatatataacacacaaataataaaaaaaatttttatttattatgtatGAACATATTTGTATGACACGAggtaaattacaaattttagaGGTTAATGAGGTTTGGGAAACCAAATCATTAATCCCTTTTTCACaaattctttattttaaaCAATGCAGATTGTTGTTAACTAAAACAAACTTTAAACAACTGCAATAAATTgtctatattatataaaatattactaaaacaataaaatattaaagctGTTAACTCTGCTTAACtgttaaaaactaaaaaactttataatacctcgataaaatttcaaaatagtacttcttgttaaattaaaatttcaaattgcataaaaaaaaatccaagtAGGCAAAAAAACGGTTATGTTTGAAAATCTTTTGATTTCAAACAACCCATCACTAACTAGTTTTGACAGCTTGCAGGAAGGTGTGGGTGTGTCGTCATATGGGCAGCCAGCaggccaacaaaaacaacaatgcgAGAGTGACTGGTCGCGGTGTTAAAGGCCGCAAAGTACCGTtgttttttctcctttttttaaatttgcatatgctttaaatatttaatgtaaTTCAACGAGAAAACCAAAGAGAAATTGGGGAATCAGAgtcaaagagagagaaaagagagGGATCGAGAGCAAAAAGAGAAAGGGAGGTGGAGTAACGGCAAACACAAGAATTCTGGCAATTGGACGaaactacaaaaaaacaacaaaaaccaaaaaacaccTGGAGAACAAGGCAAAGCTCTGAAGCAAAACGAAATTACAAActccaagaaaaaaaacaagacaaaTATCCTTCTTATTTTTGTGGcgaaaaatcaattttattcCAAATGATTAAAgcgcaaacaaaaaataagcgGAATAAGTGCAAATCtcattaaatttataatttactttatttcGACGCATAAAATAGCCACAATAACTAGTGTTAATTATTGACATAACAAAAATGCAAAGCCACCCGAAACATTACTCCCACAGAACACCACCCCCTCCCCACACCTCATGCTGACGACAATGCTGTCAGCTACCCAAAAAACACACGCGAAATCGcttaaatatacaaaaagaagaagtagaaaaaacgaaaaaaaggaagcgagagaaaaaaataactgGGGAAATAAACCTGAAAATGGTATGAAATGTCGAGCTTATAATTTAGTTTTCCACGTTTTCTgctctttttgttttccttgaatgaaatttgtaggtctcatacacacacacacacacagacagaggGAACACAACACGGaaactcacacacacccacacattggataagagagaaagacagcgcgagagagagagagagaaagcataccacagagagagagagagagagtaaatCACGTAAGCttacaaaattttataaaatgcatttaactACATTATTTTGTTCCCTTTCATGGCAAAAACAACTATTTCTATTTGATCCATCAGTTTTTACTCCATATTTATTGACCTCAGCTTAAAATTCACTTGAGATTttgcaataaaataaattcacGTGTTggtctctttttttctttgcacatacacacacacacacacacacacctggTTTGCCGGGTAAATGTGTAGAAACCTTCACTTTAGTTTAAACTTTAGCTAAATATAAATCAAGTAATTTGAATTCCCGTTGCTGCGTTTATTTATATTACAGTCTTTTATTTTCCACGTCCTCGCCCGTTTgcaacagaaaaacaaaaacgcgACCTCTCGgcttgaaaacaaaaacaatactGAAAAAAAACGTACGAGCTTttactatatactatataagTATAACCCAATACAAAAACACATTTTATGCAAGTTACTAAACTAGAGAACAAGGTATTGTTTAAGTTTGGATATTCTTAACTGTATCAACATTTTAAAAgtcgattttttaaaatttaacaaatgaAAAACCTGTTATAAGTCTACGGAGTCAAGTTTTGAGTCTGCTCATTTTCTGTTAACTTAACAGCCGTTATTATCGGTGCTAGAGGTGGAAAATCTATAATAAGCTTGAGCTTAAAGTGAAAGCATTTTAGGTATTGTCCTTATTGTAGGTATTGTCCTTATtgtaaaaacaataaaacataagaaCCTTATTAATATTGTATTTATATTtcgtatgtatttatgtatgtacatgtagaATTGCAATTAAAAAGCCAGCGGTGCTTACTTTTAATggtgatttttggtttttcgtttGCTTAGCTGATTTTcttgcttttgtttatttaaagcGTGGGTGAACGCATTGTAGGCGTATAATGGTGCTGTCGCTATTGTATGCATTTTGTACATTATTactcattttttgttttaattgtttattattgtgGCGCCAAGGCAGATGTTGGGCTCAAAGGTTCGATGTCGGGCTCAACGGTTGCATGTCAAATCGGTTGTGGGCAGGATTCAATAGCCCtattacatacacacacacacacatgcacacactcacgcacccacacacacacaataacacgcacacacatatgtatgaacCGAGGAcactttgattttttttcccTCCGTAAGCTTTGCTTTGCTGGTGTGTGTGGTGTGCATAAAAACCAGATTTTTCACTACTTTTTTCTTTCCGTCGTTTCGTTTTGCCTTGCTTGCCCttaacttttttaaatttataaatctCAATTATTTTTTATCCGTTTCTTTGCAAGCTCTTCGCACCAACTAAAACTTTACAGCATACTTTTGTGAGTACTGTAAATTAGCACGTACTTAAAGATTTTTCCAACACTGGTTTCACTTATCATCAGCTGTTGCCTTGAGGTACTTTAACGGTAAACTTACAGAATGTTCGTTTTGTAGGCCCGCGCCCATTTGTCGTTCTGTTTAAGCATCCTTCAACCTTTTGTAGACATTATAGTGACCTTTATAAAATCGGTTGATAAACATTCAAATCAAaggtttatgttttttttaatttgttcgATGAAAGTAATTTTCTTTAGCATCGTTACGCTTTTGGATTCAAAATATTCTTTAATTCCTAATAAAGCTGTAGTGATAAATGCTTTTATATATAACATTTGGAACATTTATTTTTGAGCTACTTAAACACTTAAAATTGGCGCTAAAACCTTTACATTCGATCACTTAAAGATTTTTGGCACTGCTTTATTTAGGGTTGTTTCATAACTGTCCGTATATAACGCAAAGCATCTGAATTCgtcaaaattttcatatgatCGACACCCTGCAGGGCCAAGGTATTAATTTCTGAGCTTGAATAACCCGACCAGTGTTGGCAAGCTCGCAATGATCTTTGATTAACGGTTCCGTCGCCTATACCCATTACCAAATTGGGCGTGGTATTAGCTATATCATCCTTCTTGTACTGTAAACTGTGTGAAGAATGGATTTTTACAATAATGCCTCCAATAAGTTTCCTCTGTCAATTTCTTACCTCTCGACAGTAGGAATTCCATCACCATAGAGGCAATGTAGTTCCACTTCTGGCGGACTGAAATTCTCCGAATAACGCAAAGTATCCTTACGCATTTCCCAGCCAGTCATATAATCGAGATCCTGAAAGAATTCCTTCATCTGGGACATAGTATAATTGCGTGAAGGTGTCGATGCCAACACTTCCGATGGCTTCCAGAATAATGGTGATGGCAGCAACCAGGCAGATGATGGATGGGTTATTTGCTCTTGCTTCAATATACTGGCAATTAATGCAATTGAATCCAAATCGTCACCCATGGCAAATACTTTAACCGCCTTCATGCTACCTGCCCAGGCACCGGCTAAACTAATTTGTCTTCGAATATATTTGGATTTCCAGTCAGCACTCTGTTCTTGTAGAAAGATCAATGTCATTGGGCTACCCATACTGTGTGTAATGAAGGTGACTGCACTTTGGTTATTCCTCTCATAGGCATCTTCAACAAGTTCTTTTAGGTCGATAAAAAATTGCTTGTTCTCATCTgaaaaaaatgggaaaaagaaaatcatTAAGTacataaaaattacaaaacaaaaacaaaacacataaaaaaaatttaatacacTCACTTGGAGCCTTCCGAAAATCATAGGGTGCTCCAAGGATATTCTTTTTACGCTCATAGCCCAATTCGATCAAAAGATTGGCAATAGCACTGAAATAAACTCCAGCACTACTTTTGGAAGGAGCAATATTTTCCACCACTTCTGGATTACCCCAGCCGGGAACACGAGTCTCAACACCAGGCGTATTATGTGTTGTGCGCGTAGCTTTATCATAATACAATTTAACATTATCAATCCAACAATATACCATGGGTATCACTaattcctcgatatctaaccAGAGAGTATACCAATCATGCGTCTTCTCGCATATATAATGCGGAGTATCGTTTTTATTGAGGCGAGCATCAATTTGACAGCCGCCATCGCCaggaactaaaaaaaaaccaaactacatttttaattctcatctaaaaaaaatatatacaaaagcTTACCAAATATTACAGGTGAAATTTTTGGCTCaggtggtggcggtggcggaGGGTCATGCT from Drosophila willistoni isolate 14030-0811.24 chromosome 2R unlocalized genomic scaffold, UCI_dwil_1.1 Seg200, whole genome shotgun sequence encodes:
- the LOC6643595 gene encoding phospholipase A2 group XV codes for the protein MRLQTGLLVIFLCVNFSQAFWPWPFTKTHKHKHDPPPPPPPEPKISPVIFVPGDGGCQIDARLNKNDTPHYICEKTHDWYTLWLDIEELVIPMVYCWIDNVKLYYDKATRTTHNTPGVETRVPGWGNPEVVENIAPSKSSAGVYFSAIANLLIELGYERKKNILGAPYDFRKAPNENKQFFIDLKELVEDAYERNNQSAVTFITHSMGSPMTLIFLQEQSADWKSKYIRRQISLAGAWAGSMKAVKVFAMGDDLDSIALIASILKQEQITHPSSAWLLPSPLFWKPSEVLASTPSRNYTMSQMKEFFQDLDYMTGWEMRKDTLRYSENFSPPEVELHCLYGDGIPTVESLQYKKDDIANTTPNLVMGIGDGTVNQRSLRACQHWSGYSSSEINTLALQGVDHMKILTNSDALRYIRTVMKQP